CCCCCGTTGAGCTGGCTCTGGTTGTGGTGGGCCGTGTTGGGCTGGCCCGTGACCGACGAGGGCCGGCGGAACGGCAGGGACCCCCCGACCTGGGGGTTCTGGGGCTGCTGCTGCGCCGGGCGGTTCATGCTGTAGAACTGAGGCGCACCTATCGACAGACcacagcagggggcagcagagacTCCTCAGTTGGTGAAAGAAATtacaaacattaacatttagGAATAGATGGAATGTATAACATTAGGCTAACTCTGCAACATTTAAACAGCTTACAAACAAGATGCTAATTATGATTAggttgttttaaattaaatgtacaCCATCTGTTATTTATCTTAGTTGCTACTGATATACATAGACAGAAATTCAAATGactctgaaagaaaacaaatgattcATGATGTTCAAGATGAGAAAAGTCAAGAAACTGCTTGTTAGGGCAGAAATTTGACACCAGCAGggaagaaaaagctaaatacaacaaacaggaaacacagaaactgttcCGGCAGACGGTTCGTGCTTTTTACATCAGAACAACACAACGTCTCACACAGACGCCAAAACGACCTCTGTGTGAGACGCAGTGAGGAGGATGATGGGACGTCTGAGGGGCTACATGACAAACACTCAGAGATGAAGTGATTAGACTTCTTTGTGTATTTCTAGGTGTATTTCAACACTCTTCTGTGTGGAAGTCGTTACtatcatatttaatatatggaatattttttatagCTGAAGGTAACACACATGGCAATATGTGTCTATAAActacatgatactgcccctttaaaagacatttgatttcatgatttaatgccttgaaattgggcctctgtttctttaagaagctcctgctctttctgaaactccgccttcaggaagtcatcacaacccCGCTCTTCTATTAAAcctttaaacaacatttttctcagcgtttcactgagaagcagctcctataatgagctcagcagatgctcagttccaccagttgtttgctaattgttcctggctagtctgaaggagccgagtgggggAGTCACAGcttggaagcttggaaactgagGCTTTAAGGAGGAGCAGCGTTTCAAAGGCGGAGTTTGGTTGCCCCGGgcgttttacacagctgaatggttgccatgggagataaaaggatttctcaaacatgcaagaaaacactccaggtatgttttgatgggggaataacattataacatgatgtaaagctggaaaaaaaccaaaaagacaaCATTACATAATAAAGAGGATGGCGGTCCATTACAAGCAAGTTGCATCTCGGTGCGTTTGTGTCTGACCTCTAGACACAAACACACCGGACAACATCCAGAGAAAACCCAACGACTCTTTGATTGCAGTGCGGAACGTTTACAAGACAAGACATGGATAAACCAAGCATGGGGCGGTGGGATGAAGGGTGGGGGGGCGTGCAGGGTGAGCTTCTCCCACTCACCTTGTGCGGGGTTGCCATAAGAAGCGGGGCCGGTGCCTGAGGGGGCCATGGAGGCAGGGAGCTGAGGAGGGGGTGGGGGCACAGGCGGGATCTCTACAGAGGGGTTCGGGGCCTGTTGTGGGCCGTCTAGGACAGAAGGAGGTGGCCCGGGGGTGGTGGCAGTGTTAGGGGGAGATTTGGCCGTGTTAGGTGGGAGAGGGGCTGAACCTGATGGGTAAAGGTGagggggttaaaggtcagaaaggaaggaaacaaacaaacaaacaaaagagacAGGTGAGGGAGGGGAAGAACAGCAGATCCGAAGTATAACCCGACGCTCGGATTAGTTCAGTTAGTTTCCGGCCGAGGAGGATAAAGGACGCCCAGGGTTACCTGGGAATACTGAGGGCGGGGCAGGCGTCGGCACGGCGATGGGCACGCCCACGCTACCACTGCCGCTGTTCTCTCGGCTGCTGCTGCGACTGCTGCTGGGGTGGCTTCCTCCGCTGCTCCCACTGCTGCTGACGGGGCGGCAAGACGTgtcagaacacacacacacacacacacacacacacaatgcgaTGCACACTCTggcttgttttcttctttacgCAAACATATTTGTGACGAATTAAATCGTCATTTAAGCAGCTAATTGTGTAATTACGCAACTCAGATTTAGTCATTTCAACACAACAATAAGAggcaaaatgtttttccacattctCTTAAAGCGGCACCCTCAAGAAGCATCGATGTGTTAGTGTGAGCCTCTGAAATGACTgataagttaaataaataaagcggCTGGACGCCTGAATAAGGGCAGACAACACAGGAGACACTGTAGCAAcagaagacacacacacacacacaccccaacatgAGAGTGTGTGAAAGCAGGAAGACGGTGAagagctgcgtttccattacaaatgtacgCAAAACTCTTGAAATGTCAAAAGAACACAATTTTATCATTGCTGTGTttctaataaataagaaaacagttaaaaaccATACATGAATAAGTTTGCTCATGCAATAAGTCACTAAAAAACATCATTCTTTATTCACTTCCTGTTGTATTCTTCATGTTctgcgccagtggcaacatccagttgttgatcatgtgacttgcagttttgcgaaatgaACCCACCTCATCCTAATGCCAAAACTTTTCACCAAAAAGCgagaattatttttctgtttttattagcGTGGGTccaattaagcaaatttattttggaaatgtcaAGTTGTGCAGTTATTTGCTCAGTAGCTGCGTGTCCATCAGCCCGCTGAGATTACAAAAATAACCTTGCTTAATACAAACacaaaggttaaaaataaacacacacaaaaaaaaaaaaaactagtttttctgtaaaaaaatttttggtGGCTTTTCAAACGTATGGAAACAGATGTATgtcacaaaactgcaacataaaCACTTTTATCGCATCATGACTCATGATCGGCAGCTGGATGTTTCTACTGGTGAAAACGACaaagacgacaacaggaagtggagggaagatggtttgtttttgtttcgttGCCatggtttttaatgacttatcgcgtaAAGAAACTTACTCACGTGATATTCACTTAATTACTTGTTTAATGGACACACCTCGATTGCAAAGTTGTGtcggttttttttttacatttgcgcacatttgcaatggaaaagCAGCTTCTGAGAGATGAAGAGATGTAGATGTAGAGAAATTCAGAGGAGAGTCGGGGGGGGGGAAGGTTTTCTCGTCTTTACAGACTGGAATAGTTTGTGAGCAACAGATGGGGACACAGAttcaaactgtgtttgtgtttctcctcaGAGCGGACAGGAGCTTCACAGAGAGCGTCTGGAAGGACAAAAGCGCATCAAAAAGATTTTGGCGGAGAGTCGcttcagagaagaagaaaggttTTTAGAAGCTAGCAGCGGGGCTGGGGGGATAGAAAAGGGGCTTGTTTAAAGTTTAAGAGTACAGAGGCATGCTGGGAAGCAGAAGGAGGGGCGAGGGGGAGTGAAGGGGTACCTGTACGTGCGGTTCCTCTGATTAACGGATGCAGTGCGTGCGGGGCTCTGCTGGGGGGGCGCCGTGTTGCGCGTCGGGCTCGAGACGTAGTCGTTAGGGACAACGGGAGGACGCACCGGCTCGAGCGTCCGGAAGGGGGAGTGGCGCCTGTGAGGGGGTGAGGGTTAGGAGGAATCCAGGGGTGGGTGAAGGGGGATGCATTCAAGGGTGAGTGTTGGGGGGGCAGGGAgtaaaggaggaggaagaagaaacaaagtgcaaacttaaaaaaaatgacatgacGGATGGTAAACAGGTGAGGTGATTGCTGTTGATGGGGAAACACGGAGCAGTTTTTCCTTCTCAGTCAGGATCAGACAGAAATGGTTTTGATAAACTAAAGATTCTCTGGTGAGTGttggaaacaacatgaagcaaCTTCAACATCTGGAAGAGTTAGCTTCCTGGTCTGTGAATGAAGCATTAGAAACGGGGTAATTAATGTCAGTTTGGGTCAGTATATTGTTAatcttattgtttttaacacaaagaACTTTTTGTGTGAACCTTTACATCTTGTTTCTGCTGTTACACCCGACTTTCCGCTTTGCGGGAcaatattctatatattttcTTGCAGCCATTTCCCACCTTAATTATCATGctttccagtttttctttaagTGAAATTCACCTTGATGAAGGCATAAATTAGTACATTGATGGAAGCTCAAAtgaaacttgtttttatgttacataAATTGTCAGGAGACaataattgttggtgattttgatttaacaacaacaacaaaaaagaggaaTTAGTCTCTATTTTACACATCTTTCAAATAGACAGTGGGCATTTATGGAGataattttctaatttcttaTTCTTATGATTCTTATAAATGAAGATAAGAATCTTCatttattgtcacaataaattccaattaatgtgGTTTAAAATCCCCTAAAACTGTCTGTACTGTTAGTTTTACTGTTACCTCCACTGTATATTCAACGAGAGTatcaattaatttgaaaatatgattaaatacagTCACTTTATGTATTACACCTCTTTATGTAATGTAATACGCGTAAAGAAGCACAATATAAATGGGCGTTTCTCGAAATCTGAATTTTTCTGTGGTGCTACGacctaaaagaaaaagtaataataaatacttCCTATTGTCGCTgttatcgttatcacaatatTACCCCAAAATATCGTGATACAACTCATAGGTCATATTGGCCACCCATATCAAAAAGCCTTAGAGGAAATCTCTGAGCAGATctgaaaaggtgtgtgtgagCAGGGCGGCCTACAAACCCGACCCAGTTCCACCGGTTCTGTCAGAGCAAACGCTCCAAAATTCAACTAAACTATTGGGTCAAATATTTGGGTGTCCTTCAATGAGCTTCTCCCAACGTCGTATCCGACCCGACTTCTGATCTGAGAAAGAgattttttattcttccttttaAATATAATGCTTGTAAATATCTGCTTTCTCTACTAATTGtagtttattttctcttaaataACTTTTAACAATTATTTAAGCTAATTCTCGTTAAGTGCACTCTTCCTtctaatcaaaaatatttcaaaatgctGAAACGGTGAATGAGTTACTCTCTCAccacgttttttaaaaaaaaattttagtaTTATTGAAAAGATGCAACCAAATTGTGTCTTTTGCTTCGCTTGTGAGCAAAAACAGTTGAGTCTTTAGTCCAACAGCAGCTCTGATAAGTTTAAAACATGAGGAAACAAAGACTCAGTGATCAGAGCCTCTCTCTGCGTTTGGATggcaagaacattttttatgagGGATGTGTAGAAGCCTGGAGTGGTCACACAAACGAAAAggtggaaaataaatgaaaaaaaaaaaatatccgaGGAGATTTTTCACAAGCTTTGATGCGTCATGGATGATCGATATGCATCTTGAAGGGACAAACACACACCTCTGTGGGTCAATATGAAGGTGTGGACACGCTGGACCTCTCAACAAACAACTGCAGGGCACAAACACAAGCTTCTTTTTCCACACGCAGAGacgaaacaaacacaaagttacGAGCAGCGCAAGTCGAACCCCTGAGGGATAAACACGCCTTTCATGAGTTAGGACACAGAACGTGTGCAACTTTCAGCTGCTGTGAGAAACTCAAAGCAAGTCCAACTtctgatggggttttttttcccaccaagAAAGAAGGAATTTTCATTCGAAAATATCAGCCGTTTCCCAAAAACATCCTCTAAGTGAAGAGATGTTTGATTAGGCTCATAATACAAGAACTGATCTCTTCTTTATCACCTTTAAACACATCCTACACTTGTTTAATAACTCAATATGAaaccaaaatgcaaaaaagctTTGCACAAcaccaaagagaaaaatctttTCCATTCGTTCATGAGCCAACACAGCTTCCATACTTCCAGATGTCTTGGCCACACTTCAAAAGCTGCAAAAATCATTTACCAATAAATTAAGAGCAGGTTCAAATGTTATGAACCGTTCCAACCACCTGGCATTTCTACTGTTTTTGTCTTAAGttacaccaaaagaaaaaaaaaaaaaacaaccaactcTGAATGATGCCATCAAGTCCCaaaatgttgatgaaaagcCAGCAacaggtttctgttttttctgtcagaaGACAAGAATCTGTCCAACATCACAAAggaatatttgacttttccGATAGAAAATTGATCACAGAGAGAAGCTACTACTCTACTGTTAGACAAATTTCTatgtatagaaaaaaaaaagagagatagaATGTCTGAATATACATTTCCATATCATACAGATGCAGTCAGAGTATTTGGTTGAAAACCATCCTAAAGTCAACAGTGAAATTTTAGTTCAACATTCTCCACAAGGTAACATGCAGCTATTATTAATGCGTGAactgatgttgatgttttattaaTGACGACCTGAGAAAGGCCAATAATGTCAGCCGAGCTCATGTATTGTTAATCCCGGTCCAACCTGTTCTGAAAGTAAAGCACAGATCAACTCTGGGGGTCTGCACCTCTTCAaatgcccccccccccaaaaaaaaccccaaaacaaacccGCTGTAGCTTACATACCCAAGGGTCCCTTTCCCTGACATAGGCGGACTGGGGGGCTTCTGTGTGGGGGGGTTGGTGCGAGGGAGGGCGCCTCCTCcggttttcatgttttgagtgcTGGCCTGTGTGGGAGGACAGAGGCGTGAACACCTGTTGGCTAGCTATAGcacttaaaaacataaacagcaaTGACACCAACCGCAAGAAGCAGCAACTGAATTTCAGAACACGgcaattctctttttttctactgaGAACAGATCAGAAAATCAGCAGCTAAATAGCTGAAGAACAGGAGACGACTAGATGATCTATGATGGAGGACTTTCAGTTGGACTCAAGGAGGTTTTTGTAGACTGTCCTAAAGAGCTACGGTCATATTCCCAGCACAAAGTTGAGCTTGTTCCCAGTGTGGGAACCTGTTTGTAGTGTCCATGGACAGGAACTCATGCTGTGGTCAAGGAGAGGAAGACTTTCTGGATGGGGAATCTCAAGATCCCCTCTTTTGTTTCAGATTCAAAAGGTCTGTTGACCTCTTCAAGCCGTACACTGAAGGGTCTGGCGATTTGAGGTTGAAGTTGCTGAAATTAATCCATCGTGGTTCTCAACCAGAAGACAACTGTTACCTGAAGATTGGGAGCAAGTGTCAACCAATAGTAGCTGGACATTTTCATTCTAGTATTAAAAAGCTCTTTGACTttgattttaaagaattttaagGCTTGAAAACGACGGATGGACTGAAATTTTAGCAGATTTGTCACAGAACgaatttatgttgttttgtgacAAATTAGTAATTTCCACTTTCTATGGTCATCTTATCTGATTATGAATAGGAATGAAGAGATTCTCAACAGTAAACAAggtgattaaaaacagaaagaaagaaaaaacagaaacaaaagccaCTCCCATTGCAATTCAACCCAATCCATCGACACACCCTGAAAGCAAAACAATCCTCACCTCATTTcaggcttttactttgaaattctTACCTTAAACCTTTGCAACCACTAGAGTTGACAACAAAGAGACATTTTGGCAAGCATtaagagagaaacagagagagagagagagaggaagaaatcAGGGGGTTAGTTGGAGAAAGAACAGTAAAGTTGGTTTTACTGTGAAACAGTAAAGTTGGTTTTCTGAAAAGCTGCTAACAATAGCTTATTGTTCAGATCGGAGGAATTCGATCTTCGGTGCTTTTGTTTCCCCGTTTCTGGGAAACAAAGACGCAGACACTTTCCAGAATAAACCACTTTTAATATGTTATTATTTGAGAAAATAGCAGGACAGAAATCTGTTGCCAGCAGCAGGTGACAGACTTAAGATTTAGTTTCCTGGCGAAAAACACAGacttattgatttttttcctccattacttCACTCTGAAATGCAGTGAAATCCGAGAGCTCTCTTATGTCTGACCTTTATGTCCTCTACAttagatttcttcttcttttttttctttttttttgcatccacaaaaacacaattttattcagattttaatttgaatcaaatttggtcaaatgtaatttaattttatatttgacaTGCATCCACACAGAAACAACTCCTATGTCTTGGTTTAAGGAAAGTAAACATTGTTAGAAAAATCTAAGTTCATCAGGATTCCTACATATTCTCAGTGCAAAATTCCagacttaattttatttagccACATTTCTTGATAGTGTTTGGGGTTTTGTATCAGTATCACATGAGCCACACCCACCTGTGAtggacaaaataacaaaatagtctgaatgtgtttgtgtcacTGGGATTCCAGTcagtaatttaaaaagtcaactGGAGATTTTGACAGAATTATGTGATATGAATTGTTTATTCCGTTATTATAATGTAAAGACACCTTAACGGTTGAAACacgggaaaatgtcttgttataagtgaaataatctgacactAAAATTAGAAccatttcataaatattaagaaattatcgtcttaaaataagctcctgtgtctcgctgaaaagttacttttgagttagttttgctttatttcaagtgtaccaaaatatttgcactaaaaaaacaaaccaaaaatacttggtatgttttctatttacgaagtaaatacaaaacttttttttttcctattcatATTTCACCTTTCTCCAAGACTAATAAAGTAAAAGCATaaacaaacagattcaaatcgcctcaaaacacatttgatCGAACGACACGAGTTCCTTTTAGTTCGTTTGTTTCTTCAAGAGTGTTCCGAAcattacagaagaaaaaacagtgaGCACCTTGACTCCGTGGCCCATGTCGTCCAGCAAGTTGTAGTCGACGGGTTTGCGGATGTAGCGGACGGGCCTCTCGGGGTTCGCCGGGGCGATGATCTTGTGCGTGCGGGAGGTGTTCTTGTTGGTGGTGAGGATGCCGATCTCTCGCCGCGCTACTTTCTCTTTGTGGATGTCCACCGTCTGAGGGACGTGAGGCAGTAAAGGTTGCGTAACAAAACCACTGAACCCAATTTCTAACTGCGGACGCTTTTTTGTGCGCCGGATCCGCCTGTACCTGCGAGATGTGATTGATGGAGGACTCCATGCGGCGCAGCTGCGACGCCTGGATGTCGAGCATTTGCAGCACATTGTTGGCCAGCGTGTTGATCAGGTAGGCCACGCTGGCCAGGGACTGGGTAGTGTAGTTCTTGGTCTCCTCCAGCGCCCTCTGCTTGTCTGGAGACTGAACAAACATGCATTTAGACGTTATAGCTACCTAGAACAATTGTGCTAAACTTCCATACAATACGATACGATAACAATGAATAAGATAATCTACTGAAACTCTCAGTGGAGCTCTGAATGTGAGTTTATGTTTACGGTACAACTGTGTAAGAGGGTTACATTTTGAGCAAGAGCTCAAGAAATGTagcacagattttattttttttaaaaagtggaaaattcaACTGGCCTGTATAAACACGTCgacagaaaaatgtgaaatgactCGACTTGTAGAAATATGAGGTTTAAATGTCAACAGGGGGTTAAAAGTTACACCTCTAATTTctaaattgacttaaaaaatcTGATGCCAAGAAAATTGCTTGATAGTATTTctgatatcttttttttttttaaggtactttcataaaaagtaaataaaacaattttaaaaacttggtAATATTAGCTTGTACTCTATAGTTAGCtattaaataataacaaaaaatacataatttctgAACTTTAGACAAactattgcatttttaaaaattcttttaagCTTTAAGTAGTTAAAATTAAgagtgcactgattgcagttttatggccaatcaccaatctttaaaaagccttgGCTTCCTATTCCAATACAGATTTTGGTCTGAATACTTACCTAATATAGCAACtatatttattagtttataataaatattataatattgACTGGTATACAaactcccaaaattaagaaaattgggACTGAATTATTGGTGCACCACCTAGTTATCATCACTTTCACTTTTAAATGCAGGAAATCGTAGAGATTTCttgatttcatttttgtcttaatGTCATTATCAGCCATTATCATCTGTCTATGGGGCACAATGACATCTTTTTCTAGAAATAAATTAGGCTTTAGTGACTTAGAAGGTCTTCAGTCATTAATTCGTGTGGCAACGTGTGGACAAACATGAATCACCCGAGAGGTAAACGGTATGTGAGCTCTTTTGTAAGCAGCAGTTGAAGATGACAGATTGTGAAAATAACGCCGCACACTGTGATCCACGCGACAGAAACGAGCTGAGAACGtagaaaatggcaaaaacagaGGTCGAGTAAAACCCAAATCAAGTCGTAGAAGAACCTAAAACAGATAGATTTGGTCTGAAAGGAGTTGCTGGAGGCGGGTTGATGAGAACATGGAAGTGAACGTTTCTGACACGGCACCTATCAGAGCAGATTTCAACACAttcaatcaaataaataaataaagccgtCTTTCACTTCTaattcaaacaacaaaaatctactAATATGACAAAGATTTTTCCCTGCCAGGACAAAGCTCTGAATAAGGAGCTAATCTTAGCATCCATGTCTTAATTACTTTGGGAAACATTATTCTGCTAAACTGGGAGCAGAAAATCAGTTTGTCTCAGTCACATCTGTTCACACAAATCCACTGGATGCCACCTTTCCATTTAAAACTAGACAGCTGTTGCAAGAACCAAATGTTAC
This region of Xiphophorus hellerii strain 12219 chromosome 24, Xiphophorus_hellerii-4.1, whole genome shotgun sequence genomic DNA includes:
- the LOC116716118 gene encoding abl interactor 2 isoform X5, producing MAELQMLLEEEIPAGRGALLDSFTNLERVAEYCESNYVQSPDKQRALEETKNYTTQSLASVAYLINTLANNVLQMLDIQASQLRRMESSINHISQTVDIHKEKVARREIGILTTNKNTSRTHKIIAPANPERPVRYIRKPVDYNLLDDMGHGVKASTQNMKTGGGALPRTNPPTQKPPSPPMSGKGTLGRHSPFRTLEPVRPPVVPNDYVSSPTRNTAPPQQSPARTASVNQRNRTYSSGSSGGSHPSSSRSSSRENSGSGSVGVPIAVPTPAPPSVFPGSAPLPPNTAKSPPNTATTPGPPPSVLDGPQQAPNPSVEIPPVPPPPPQLPASMAPSGTGPASYGNPAQGAPQFYSMNRPAQQQPQNPQVGGSLPFRRPSSVTGQPNTAHHNQSQLNGGPHFAQNQAGPHAPLPPSMQITPQLPLMGFVARVQETISDVPPPPPPADEPVFEEPTPPPPPPEDYEDDEEEEDSAVVEYTDPYAEEDPPWAPRSYLEKVVAIYDYTRDKEDELSFQEGAIIYVIKKNDDGWFEGVMNGTTGLFPGNYVESIMHYAD
- the LOC116716118 gene encoding abl interactor 2 isoform X4, which encodes MAELQMLLEEEIPAGRGALLDSFTNLERVAEYCESNYVQSPDKQRALEETKNYTTQSLASVAYLINTLANNVLQMLDIQASQLRRMESSINHISQTVDIHKEKVARREIGILTTNKNTSRTHKIIAPANPERPVRYIRKPVDYNLLDDMGHGVKASTQNMKTGGGALPRTNPPTQKPPSPPMSGKGTLGRHSPFRTLEPVRPPVVPNDYVSSPTRNTAPPQQSPARTASVNQRNRTYSSSGSSGGSHPSSSRSSSRENSGSGSVGVPIAVPTPAPPSVFPGSAPLPPNTAKSPPNTATTPGPPPSVLDGPQQAPNPSVEIPPVPPPPPQLPASMAPSGTGPASYGNPAQGAPQFYSMNRPAQQQPQNPQVGGSLPFRRPSSVTGQPNTAHHNQSQLNGGPHFAQNQAGPHAPLPPSMQITPQLPLMGFVARVQETISDVPPPPPPADEPVFEEPTPPPPPPEDYEDDEEEEDSAVVEYTDPYAEEDPPWAPRSYLEKVVAIYDYTRDKEDELSFQEGAIIYVIKKNDDGWFEGVMNGTTGLFPGNYVESIMHYAD
- the LOC116716118 gene encoding abl interactor 2 isoform X10; amino-acid sequence: MAELQMLLEEEIPAGRGALLDSFTNLERVAEYCESNYVQSPDKQRALEETKNYTTQSLASVAYLINTLANNVLQMLDIQASQLRRMESSINHISQTVDIHKEKVARREIGILTTNKNTSRTHKIIAPANPERPVRYIRKPVDYNLLDDMGHGVKASTQNMKTGGGALPRTNPPTQKPPSPPMSGKGTLGSGSSGGSHPSSSRSSSRENSGSGSVGVPIAVPTPAPPSVFPGSAPLPPNTAKSPPNTATTPGPPPSVLDGPQQAPNPSVEIPPVPPPPPQLPASMAPSGTGPASYGNPAQGAPQFYSMNRPAQQQPQNPQVGGSLPFRRPSSVTGQPNTAHHNQSQLNGGPHFAQNQAGPHAPLPPSMQITPQLPLMGFVARVQETISDVPPPPPPADEPVFEEPTPPPPPPEDYEDDEEEEDSAVVEYTDPYAEEDPPWAPRSYLEKVVAIYDYTRDKEDELSFQEGAIIYVIKKNDDGWFEGVMNGTTGLFPGNYVESIMHYAD
- the LOC116716118 gene encoding abl interactor 2 isoform X6 produces the protein MAELQMLLEEEIPAGRGALLDSFTNLERVAEYCESNYVQSPDKQRALEETKNYTTQSLASVAYLINTLANNVLQMLDIQASQLRRMESSINHISQTVDIHKEKVARREIGILTTNKNTSRTHKIIAPANPERPVRYIRKPVDYNLLDDMGHGVKWLQRFKASTQNMKTGGGALPRTNPPTQKPPSPPMSGKGTLGRHSPFRTLEPVRPPVVPNDYVSSPTRNTAPPQQSPARTASVNQRNRTYSSSGSSGGSHPSSSRSSSRENSGSGSVGVPIAVPTPAPPSVFPGSAPLPPNTAKSPPNTATTPGPPPSVLDGPQQAPNPSVEIPPVPPPPPQLPASMAPSGTGPASYGNPAQGAPQFYSMNRPAQQQPQNPQVGGSLPFRRPSSVTGQPNTAHHNQSQLNGGPHFAQNQVSDVPPPPPPADEPVFEEPTPPPPPPEDYEDDEEEEDSAVVEYTDPYAEEDPPWAPRSYLEKVVAIYDYTRDKEDELSFQEGAIIYVIKKNDDGWFEGVMNGTTGLFPGNYVESIMHYAD
- the LOC116716118 gene encoding abl interactor 2 isoform X7 → MAELQMLLEEEIPAGRGALLDSFTNLERVAEYCESNYVQSPDKQRALEETKNYTTQSLASVAYLINTLANNVLQMLDIQASQLRRMESSINHISQTVDIHKEKVARREIGILTTNKNTSRTHKIIAPANPERPVRYIRKPVDYNLLDDMGHGVKWLQRFKASTQNMKTGGGALPRTNPPTQKPPSPPMSGKGTLGSSGSSGGSHPSSSRSSSRENSGSGSVGVPIAVPTPAPPSVFPGSAPLPPNTAKSPPNTATTPGPPPSVLDGPQQAPNPSVEIPPVPPPPPQLPASMAPSGTGPASYGNPAQGAPQFYSMNRPAQQQPQNPQVGGSLPFRRPSSVTGQPNTAHHNQSQLNGGPHFAQNQAGPHAPLPPSMQITPQLPLMGFVARVQETISDVPPPPPPADEPVFEEPTPPPPPPEDYEDDEEEEDSAVVEYTDPYAEEDPPWAPRSYLEKVVAIYDYTRDKEDELSFQEGAIIYVIKKNDDGWFEGVMNGTTGLFPGNYVESIMHYAD
- the LOC116716118 gene encoding abl interactor 2 isoform X2; this encodes MAELQMLLEEEIPAGRGALLDSFTNLERVAEYCESNYVQSPDKQRALEETKNYTTQSLASVAYLINTLANNVLQMLDIQASQLRRMESSINHISQTVDIHKEKVARREIGILTTNKNTSRTHKIIAPANPERPVRYIRKPVDYNLLDDMGHGVKWLQRFKASTQNMKTGGGALPRTNPPTQKPPSPPMSGKGTLGRHSPFRTLEPVRPPVVPNDYVSSPTRNTAPPQQSPARTASVNQRNRTYSSGSSGGSHPSSSRSSSRENSGSGSVGVPIAVPTPAPPSVFPGSAPLPPNTAKSPPNTATTPGPPPSVLDGPQQAPNPSVEIPPVPPPPPQLPASMAPSGTGPASYGNPAQGAPQFYSMNRPAQQQPQNPQVGGSLPFRRPSSVTGQPNTAHHNQSQLNGGPHFAQNQAGPHAPLPPSMQITPQLPLMGFVARVQETISDVPPPPPPADEPVFEEPTPPPPPPEDYEDDEEEEDSAVVEYTDPYAEEDPPWAPRSYLEKVVAIYDYTRDKEDELSFQEGAIIYVIKKNDDGWFEGVMNGTTGLFPGNYVESIMHYAD
- the LOC116716118 gene encoding abl interactor 2 isoform X13 produces the protein MAELQMLLEEEIPAGRGALLDSFTNLERVAEYCESNYVQSPDKQRALEETKNYTTQSLASVAYLINTLANNVLQMLDIQASQLRRMESSINHISQTVDIHKEKVARREIGILTTNKNTSRTHKIIAPANPERPVRYIRKPVDYNLLDDMGHGVKWLQRFKASTQNMKTGGGALPRTNPPTQKPPSPPMSGKGTLGRHSPFRTLEPVRPPVVPNDYVSSPTRNTAPPQQSPARTASVNQRNRTYSSGSSGGSHPSSSRSSSRENSGSGSVGVPIAVPTPAPPSVFPGAPQFYSMNRPAQQQPQNPQVGGSLPFRRPSSVTGQPNTAHHNQSQLNGGPHFAQNQGPHAPLPPSMQITPQLPLMGFVARVQETISDVPPPPPPADEPVFEEPTPPPPPPEDYEDDEEEEDSAVVEYTDPYAEEDPPWAPRSYLEKVVAIYDYTRDKEDELSFQEGAIIYVIKKNDDGWFEGVMNGTTGLFPGNYVESIMHYAD
- the LOC116716118 gene encoding abl interactor 2 isoform X17; this encodes MAELQMLLEEEIPAGRGALLDSFTNLERVAEYCESNYVQSPDKQRALEETKNYTTQSLASVAYLINTLANNVLQMLDIQASQLRRMESSINHISQTVDIHKEKVARREIGILTTNKNTSRTHKIIAPANPERPVRYIRKPVDYNLLDDMGHGVKWLQRFKASTQNMKTGGGALPRTNPPTQKPPSPPMSGKGTLGRHSPFRTLEPVRPPVVPNDYVSSPTRNTAPPQQSPARTASVNQRNRTYSSSGSSGGSHPSSSRSSSRENSGSGSVGVPIAVPTPAPPSVFPGAPQFYSMNRPAQQQPQNPQVGGSLPFRRPSSVTGQPNTAHHNQSQLNGGPHFAQNQVSDVPPPPPPADEPVFEEPTPPPPPPEDYEDDEEEEDSAVVEYTDPYAEEDPPWAPRSYLEKVVAIYDYTRDKEDELSFQEGAIIYVIKKNDDGWFEGVMNGTTGLFPGNYVESIMHYAD